The following nucleotide sequence is from Drosophila willistoni isolate 14030-0811.24 unplaced genomic scaffold, UCI_dwil_1.1 Seg398, whole genome shotgun sequence.
TTATTTGTTTACCAAATACAAGTTCATAGGGACAGTATTTGTGTGTTACTGAcggtgtgtttgtgttaaaacaGTGCTCAAAATATTGTACCCATATGCCCCAgtcagttttatctactgatATATATGATCTATGACTTCTGTCAACGGTACCCAaggtctggtggtggtgtgcaGTAGACGTaatgttgtctatttttaaatatttgcacaagtcatttattattgaatttttgtattctgttccgatgtccgtaatgaacgtcttcattggaccgtacttcaaAATGAAGGATTCAAAATAGCTTTCGCGATTGTTGTAGCGCTTTTATTGGGAACTGGTATTGCTACTAAGTATTTCGTCAAGTCACATATTAGAGTGACTGCGTATTCGTTACCATTTTCGGATTTTGGTAATGGACCAATGGTGTCTACTATTACCCTATCAAAAGCATGTATGGGGGTTTCTGTAATAACTAAGGGTGTTTTTATGtgctttgtcgtttttgactttaggcATTTTTCACAATTATTAATGTAGTCTTTTACATGACGTgtcatgtttttccaataataatatcTTTTTACTTGCGGTACGTGCCTaattgtattttcatttttatcatCTGGCCAGAGattattttgtctactttgctgcctggtagtgactttcaggacatttgcttttgtgttttttagatCCTGTATCGTAATGCGGGATAATGCATCCGcaacaaaattatcttttcccttcaGATATTAACTGTAAAACTTTCATTCGTCTGGGCGAAAGTGTGTAATGGCACAGTGTATCGCAGCTAGTTCTTGCTCAGTAGTACTTTTATTactttcacctttagtgaacGAACGGGATGCGTATGCTACTGGCAACTGCTTATCGCCATAAGTTTGAGTTAGTGCTGCTCCACATGCATGCTTTTTGGCATTCTTCAGACCAAACAAAATCTACGTTTTTCTTACATAGTTGTGTTATCGGACGTGCATGTTCTgcgaagtttttaataaaacgtcTGTAATAGTTGCAAAAGGCTACGAATCTTCTAGCACTATCAGCATCTGTTGGTACTGGGTATTTTTCAATGACGTCATATTTGGTATCATCTGGCAATATTCCTTTGTCGGTACACTTGTGACCCAAGAATGTCACTTCGTGCATGAAGAATGAACATTTATCTGGATGCAGTTTTAGGTTGCGTTTTCTGCATATGTCGAAAATATCCTTTAGGTTTTTGAGCATGTATTTCTCAGAACAGCTGatgactattaagtcatccatgtaaaggaatgcttgTGACGGATTTAATCCAAAAAAAAgcaattgtcatcattctGCTCTGCCTAGTTGGTCAAGAATATCGTCTATTCTTGGTAATGggaatttatcggacaacaatttttgtttatttgacgatagtctaTTACCATTCGCCATCGTTTCTTTTCTGATCCTGGTAAACCCTTTTTCGGTACCAGTAGTAACGGACTAGTATACTCGGACCCTGACggttcaactattttatctttaatgaGTTTATCGACTTGTCTAGTTATTTGTTCTTTATGCATGTGTGGTATTCtgtaattttttgtgtatactggctggttgtcattgaatcttagttcttgtttataaaagttgttCGTAGTATTTGGTTCGCTTTCTAAACCAAATACATCCGTATACTTGGTGCAGAGCTCTTCTAGTACGTTTTTGAACATAGGTGGGAAGCTTGGCTATAGTTTTTGTATTACTAATGGACTTCGTTGTTTGtacaatttcataattctTTAATTAATGTTTTAAATTCGGACAAATGTTTTGTTCGGGCTTGAGATCGAATTTCCaataaatattccattttCGAACTCTTGATTTAAGATGACGATATTTgagttttcattttgaatatttatttgtcgGACCACTTCAGATCTCGCTGGGAGGATTGTGGTATTGCTGTCACAAGTGTGTAATATTAAgatatttattgcaaaatttaaattatttggtctTAATATTAGTAAATAGTTTGGTTCACTGAAGtctaattggcaattaaatGTGTTGAAGAAATGTAGTCCTAAAATTCCATtaaatggaattggaaaacttaCGTCTACTATATGTAAATTGTGTGGAATTATGAATTCATTTTGTCTTAGTTCTGTAAGGGTTAGACCtttggatcaacgcaaactcctcctagaccgttggagctacagagctgaaattttgcatgtaggcttgtatatactgcaggcgttgtatatctcggattcagccggatcggatcactatatcatatagctcccatacaaatggcaaagtcacgaacagtgacttttctcaataacttcgttattttctgagctattgtcgtaaaatttaatattggtgagtttattacacatataaacgactgtgccaaatttgatcaagatcgggtgactatatcatatagctcccataggaacgatctttcaaaaacagtgacttttgtcaataacttcgttatttcctatgctaagattgtaggccgttttttggacacattagcccttttagcttaaacgttttccactttgatggctataggtaaggaaaaagttaccaaaaaagttttcaagggtatacaaactttgacgcggtcgaagttagccccggccctctggtttttaattcatttattcatATATAGGTAAATataaataggaaaaaagttatatacaaaaagTCAAAAGTATAGACAAGAGAAATAAAGGTAAGGGAAAGAATTTTACTATAGGGATCCTGCGGGACTGCCTTGTGGTATTGCTTCGCAGGTCTATAGTGGGCTGTCTATGCCCCTCAAGTATTGCGCTCTCTCTCCAGCTTTCGTAGCTTCCTTATCGTTGCTGCAGCATATGTGCATACCGCCGACCACGCCGATTGCGATGTGATCATCATGTTTACCAGGTTGGAAGTAGTGGGTTCTTCTCCAAAGACTGCCGTTAGCCTTTGCCTCTCGTTGGTACACCTCATGCAGTAAGAAATGTTCAGGGCTTTCTTGTATGCCTTGTCTACACAGGGTGCATTTCGCACTGGACTCGTGTCCAAATCAGAACAGGTATGACCTGAAACATCCATGGCCGCTAAGGAGCTGGGTCAGTTCGAAAGTGACTTCGCCATGTCGCCTATTTACCCATGTATGTAAATCCGGGATAAGCTTGAAGGTCCATCTGCCCTTTTGCGATGCTGCCCAGCGTGATTGCCATTCTGCTAGGCTTGATCGCCTGGCTTCTGCAGTTGCCTCCCTTCTGGCTGATGGTGACCATTCCGCACTCTGCCGgcttttaaaaatgttttgcgCTTGTTTAGCTAGTAGGTCTATTGGGACCATACTTGATATTACAAGAGCCGCGTCATCCGAAATTGTGCGGAAGCCACGGCATACGCGAAGAGCCCCAAGACGGTATGTTGCCTCTAATCCTCGTCTGTATGACTTCGTCTGCATCGCATCCGCCCATACTGGCGCGCCGTAGAGCATGGACGACCTGACGACGTTGAGATTGTCCCGGGCCTCGTGTGTTGAGCATGATTCGGCTCAGGTATCTTCCCAGTTCAGCCGCTCTTGCACTCACGTGCCCCAGGTGTTCTCGGAAACAGAGGCGTGTATCCAAGAAAACACCTAAGTACCAGATCGCTCTAGCTGAGTAGATTGTGCATGTGTCTAGCACAATTTTGCCTGCTCTACCGTTTTCCTGCTGCTGATAAGAACTGCTTCCGTTTTTGGATCTGCGAGTTCTAGTCCTGCGTTCGCAAGCCACTGTTTTTCTATGCCAATCGATGTGACCGTCTTTTCTTCTGCTTCTGAGAGCTGCTTTGCCACGACTACGAGAGCCACGTCATCTGCAAAACCGATGATATGGCAGTCAGTCGGGAGGCTTATTTGACGGATGCCGTCATACACAGTATCTGGCCAAGTACCGAGCCCTGTGGAACTCCACCTCGTACTTCATGAATTCGATCGCCACTCCTTGTGCTATATCGTAGATTGCGATTTCGGAAGTAATCCTTTATTAAGGCAATAAGCGGACCGGCACGTGGAACATACTTAGCGCCTCGATGATGCAGCTCCAGTTAGCTGTGTTGAAGGCGTTCTTCACATCAAGTGTGGTTACTAATAGAGGTGGGAAACTATCGATGGCACTATCGACACTATCGATGGTTGAGCACTATCGAGTCGACTCACTATCGATGGTCATGCAGTACCGATAGTGTATCGATAGTGCCTCGATAGTGTCACCAATAGTTGTGAAATAAATTCCGCGTTTTAAAAAAGTGGAATCGGAAAAGAGCTCTGCGGCTACAACATCTAGccataaattgaaaaagaaaacaaaaatatctgATGTGTGGAATTACTTTAAAAGATCAGATGATAAAAAATTTGCGAAGTGCTTAAATTGTGAAAAGGAGTACAAGACAAGCGGAAATACGTCCAACTTGCGGGATCACCTGAAACGGTTTCATCCTAGTTTAAGGGACGATGAAAGGAACTCCGCTAATTATGGAGATCAGGGCAACAGCATATTAtccaccagcagcagctgccgaTCAAGTATGAGATCTTTAGATTCATACATTAAAAACTCTGTCCTGTATGATTCCAACTCAtcgcgaaaaaaaaattattgataaaactTTAGCGGAGACGTACCTTGGACGTACAACCGTATAGCATAGTAGACGATCGTGGATTCATCAAGTACAGCAAAATTATGGATGCCAGGTACAAGCTGCCAAGTCGCCGTCACTTACAAAGTGTGCTGATGATggatttatttaaagaaactTCGGCAAAGCTTAAATTTGGTTGTTCAAGACGGTCTAAATTTCGACGATGACGAAAAAACAATGGcaataatttcaaaatgtaaagcaattgtaaaatttttcaaaaaagcACTATTGCTAATGAGAAGTTTAAGATGGCGCAAGAAAAGTTTGGGTATTCACTTTTACAAGAAACTCCAACTAGATGGAATAGTTTCTTTTATATGATTCAACGAATACTGGCGACCCATGGTGAAATTGCAGTAGTACTATTGTCTACATCCAATGCACCACTCCCATTTCAAGCGGAGGAAATTGATGTTTTGAGGGACATGGAAAAAATTCTTACAGTATTTGAAGAAGTTAGCAAAAGAATATCTGGTGCTAACTTATCCACTTATAATTCCCTTGACAGATGTACTTATTCGTAAAACGCATACTATTTCTTCGGATGTGCACACTGAAGTTGGACAAAAAATGGTCACTGTTTTATTAGATTCAATCGTAAAACGTTTATCGCCATATGAAAAAAAACTGCGACGAGAATGGCGACAATTTTAGATCCCCGATTTAAAAAGATTGGGTTTCAACATATGTCAAATGCCGAACAAGCTGCACATTGTTTCGAAATCGAGTTGACGGCTTTAATGAACAAAGATAGTTCAAATGACACAAATGTGGAACCCATCTCCACAAATAAGGACCCGCTTTTCGACTACATTGGGAACAAAGCCCGTTCCATGGCTAGAAACACGCGATCGGATGCTATCATTGCGAAGAGGCAGTATTTGGAAAGGCCCTTAAGCCAACAAGATGTTGATCCCCTATTATGGATGAaagtaaattataaaattttaaatatcaatatccaaaaattaatttgttctcattaatatttttcttaggtTAACCAGACGGACTTTCCTGCAATAAAAACGTTGATGTTAAAATACTTTTGCATTCCGGCCACTTCTGTCCAGTCAGAGCGGGTATTCAGCAAGGCAGGGCAAATAGTATCAGACCGCAGAACACGTCTAAAGGAGGAGAATGTGaacattttgttatttttaaaccaaaatcTTTGGCTTACTTCCTCGGAAACCACCGAATAAGCGACgtaaaacatatatatgtacatataaataattaaaaacattaaactatgtttttgaaaaattaattttagtgGTTTTATGTAGGTATGGATATACTACAATCCTAGCCTATAACTCAGCCACTGTTGAGGTCTTACAAGGTCCTTCGCCATCGCCAACTTTCTCAACATCGTATCGACCGTGCCTATTCAccttcgtgactttatatggtcCTAAGTATTTAACTCCCAATTTTAGACCTGTCCCATACTGCTTAAGTTTAATCGCCACtaactcgtttaaattgtattttctttcctatttcctgtttttgtcaaacgtccttttcatttcctgctgtatttcattaatattctttcgagcCTCCGCTCTAATCTCATCACGACCATCTTCTATTACCGAATTGGTTATCAGCATTCTTATTTCGGGATCATCAGAACTACGCATCTCTATTCCTgccaaaattttaaaaggtggaactcttgtacttcttggagcagtattattaacaagttgttgcacacgacctacatacttgtaccagtttccctcattctcttggcttaactttgaaatcattggaactattATCATATGCATCCTTTTTACTTGGCCGTTGCCGCGTGTTGCTACAGTAAATGCTGTATATCCTGTCTGTTACAATATTCCTTAAATGCATTGGATGTGAATTCTGCTCCCCTGTCATAAATTATTCTCACCGGTTTACCAAAAATTTTGGCCTGTATTTCAAGACAACTAAGTACTTCATCGACTCCTGTTCCACGAGTCGGATACATACAAACTTAGAGAAcccatcaacaataacaagtatATGATTGTAACGCTTGGTTGTGACCTCCATCGGGCCAACGTGATCAATGTGATATGTCATCAATGGCTGATCTCCTTTGCTTATTGGCATCAaatatccttcctttttaccggttttggcattaacaataagacattccacgcaacactcaacaacacgggctacgttttcttttaattttggaatataatgCGATTTTTCTACGATATCCTGAGTCTTTCTAGCTccaaaatgtccttgtttgtGTGCAATCTTGTATTATTTCCCTTTCCATCTGTGAGGGTATGACAATAAGTTTTTGATTGGGGTactttaacaatatttcaagTTCGAGGACAATCGCTCGATCGACCCAAAAAGGTCGAGacacacaaattttttgtGCATCGAATCCAAAAAATTACCTTTTCCTTAGCCACTGCCGCTGATGCTCTGGCTCCCAAGTTAAATTTCCGAGGCCACCCTTTTCTTAAACGCTaccatttgaaatttataaacTCTTTCTTTTCATGACTTCCACCAATGCCTGTAATGCTCTTCGAATATCCTGTTAATGACTCAACTCCAAGTTCGACAAACAAGCTTTTACGTATGAGACTCAAATTCCTTCTTCCTGTATCAATTGTTTGTGAAGAGATGAAtccaatgttgttttttttgacGACTTCCCTGGATCATAGGATTTTAAGTAGGTctctatttgaactttcaacgcatccactgttctggcttgatactataatgccttatttgctctcaTGTCTGGTATACATTCTACGAAATACTCGACtaaactttcgtcatccaaatcgatcggctttgcaatttccattaacgaatacaaaaactcaaaCAAATTCTCACCTCTTTTCAACTGTCGATTGCTTAGTCTTTTAAGAACTTCTGCTGATAAAACCTTTACACTGAACTCGTTTTTCAAAGCTACTTTCAGggactcccaactacaaatatctctcttactacgtataaacgacaatcccctttaacaattgttttgcatacacaaaaagctgtAACTGCACTCCCTAGTCCATTGTACAGCATCAATCGAACCAAAACCGCAAAACTCGGAAACGCTTCcctccacatcttttagtgtGAACCATGACCTTTGCCCATCTGTGTTCGGAACTTCTCTaattgttctagccgaggCGAAATCTGCCTCCTGCCCGTCATTCTCAGTTTCTACAGCGTAATAAACGAGTAGACGCGATTGCAGCTTTAAGGCCTGTAGTCTCTAGCCCTaactctctcaatttaatgcgcAACTCCTCAATACGAAAATTTAGAATCTCACCTCgatccatttcacacaattCACACAATTTCACACAATATACCTGTATATTGCTTAACAAGTTtgctatattaatgtatagttagtatcaatcaatcattcgtgcaagcaaagtaactcacactcaagacaataattaaacagcTCACCCAACTATAGTCGTCCTGCTCTATGGAGTCACTTAATATAGatcagggcccggcacaaagagatTGCTGAAAAGATGTAGTTGTATACCTACATTTTACCTACTTTTgctaaaaatagattttttgaCCCACTTCCCATTCTCTTTTGTTATCGTATGCATAACTTGTCCTAAGCAAGGACAAGTGCAAGAAACCGCGATTGCAGGTAGAATGCTCTTAAATTGCACCTTTTTTACCTACTCCGGCCGATGCTCGAAGATTCGATGATCTAAgtgaaatatttgcataatatgaatgtttcatatgcataaatgattatttgtataaattaaacacttccttcactcacgggttaaaaaatgaatttttatttaaaaaaaaaagtcacttttaatacaatacagtatgttttaattataactgaaagatgctgactttggtgagcgaattcggcggagtttaagcgaagttaccggttggtttgtacttaggctcaagactgatttgctatggttcaattatgttggatgaaggcttgggtaatcgacgtcgtcgcaggcggcggcgttggctgagtccaatagtccactttaagtgcgtgggaccattctttgtttacacaagtgttcaggaccattctttgtttattgccgaaatttgtggcgtgattctgcgtatgcaccgaacccgacaccattcttctagggcctgggaaaatggggtgcaggcttattgtttatcctagcgatcggactgttacttgagattggcgatcatgcgacaaatgggcatgtgacgattgagtggggttgaccaatgggaattgcatgtgatgatgaaatagggtcggccaatgggcatgcggttaatgggcatgtgttgacggacttgggtctacggcttctatgttatggtatgagttgtgatagaagtgcttaactcctccccctttaagtgcggacgtcctcggtcgcaacaacatattggacaggcccgattgagacttccattggtggaccatggttgcctgttccgtggctgcagtatttttttatgatgcaatatgttatcatcgcagctgctagaagagttagaataatccagtttgatgaagacataatcaagttgtttctttggatacgctccagattattagtattgttgatgtgtaactccttgatcatttccagcgatagcttttcacctctctggttgaacctcggcttcaaagcgtgtcttcacaatataccaggagtcttctataatgactgtcgcgttttccgcttggattatgaaggtgccttctagggtgatgttttctccattgatgctgacgtccccttggaattggttcagcagcaaggtaccgggcattatttccgaatgGGATTTTACGTGCTGGTTGTTGATAACCTttacattggggattccttctttgcaagtaggctcctatacatttactgttttctaaattagtcagatcttccagtttacaaattgtcttaccattatgaattttacaattactcttattggttaacccgaagtatttcttgttacatttcatgatgttttcatagtctatttcttctataaatttttgatatttaattggtattgctaggatttgtttacaaatttcattgattactctgggaaggctaacaatataaaggagtgatttaccatctgaggctacactgacctcagcaaactctattaattcttcaatgtttataaatgttaaactttcttctttaattgtttcgatgaaatctatttcggtagaggataatattagtgaatttactgtattggccttggcccaatcgattgcatagataatatttgttatttcttctcttaggagactcaatttaaatttggttatttcaatttcttttgacttattgttagattcgggtttacctctaattaatatggtattagttattttagttaaatcgtttatcttattctctattagattattaattacgacctgccgattattgtttaccaattgttcattgatcttatttaccacaatcatattatcttcatgatcaggtgtgcccgctaaccatttccacgccgtgccaagtatatcaagcgatcttttgtttctaaactgcatcggctgaagcctcctcagttcattctgtatccgcgttatctcataggccaaaaaaggctgatacggacttaggtttgtcgaatttttgacgacttcttttaaaacggatatggacatttgatatttttctagttcgatgacatggacgattttaaaggttccattctggcgcgcggctaacccagtttccaacatgaccactcttgacttattgttagtgtagtctaatatggttgtgtgaccccagcaaagtggtaacataagcaatctgtcggaaaaggatgtttatcaatatttcaagtggtttttatgaactatcctgcctgacctggttttaactttggtattaagatcttcggctactatttcttttttatatctagacgttagtttcgaacctaatcgtttattaatcctaacgtagatgatttcacctggatcataaatttttatgggtttttttgttttgttatggtaccctaggtctttgttttgtttctttaagatgttttccgaaatcttttccctttcgagtgctaatttttctggtgtatggattaaatttgttgcgaaaaatgcttctattggctttttattggttgtactgtggattgttttattgtattcatctacagccttgaatattaaatcctcaaattccatttcggggtgctctaacttcaagcatctcattatttccgtatatgtggaatgaaatctttctatttggccgttgctggatgaagtataaggtgggtagtgtggacttgtatccctaactgattatttaaaagaaattttattgatgcagaatttaaagctttttcgttatccattaccacggttttcgtcataccgaaggctatcaataactcacgtaagggcactttaagatgttctgctgcctttgagtttacgagtttaacttgcgcatacttagaaaatttgtctatggctgttaaaattatcttattttgggtggaatataaatctatatggattatttcgcc
It contains:
- the LOC124461401 gene encoding E3 SUMO-protein ligase ZBED1-like isoform X1, whose protein sequence is MATILDPRFKKIGFQHMSNAEQAAHCFEIELTALMNKDSSNDTNVEPISTNKDPLFDYIGNKARSMARNTRSDAIIAKRQYLERPLSQQDVDPLLWMKVNQTDFPAIKTLMLKYFCIPATSVQSERVFSKAGQIVSDRRTRLKEENVNILLFLNQNLWLTSSETTE
- the LOC124461401 gene encoding uncharacterized protein LOC124461401 isoform X2; amino-acid sequence: MATILDPRFKKIGFQHMSNAEQAAHCFEIELTALMNKDSSNDTNVEPISTNKDPLFDYIGNKARSMARNTRSDAIIAKRQYLERPLSQQDVDPLLWMKTDFPAIKTLMLKYFCIPATSVQSERVFSKAGQIVSDRRTRLKEENVNILLFLNQNLWLTSSETTE